The Streptomyces sp. NL15-2K genome contains a region encoding:
- a CDS encoding NAD-dependent succinate-semialdehyde dehydrogenase, whose protein sequence is MTDTPTQLFIGGAWVDAADGATLPVDDPATGEILCHVADAGPKDARLAEDAAVEAQEEWARTAPRARSEILRRAHELILERTDELAHLMTSEMGKPLAEARGEVAYAAEFFRWFSEEAVRIDGGYGVLPDGRNRMLLSRRPVGPCLLITPWNFPLAMGTRKIGPAIAAGCTMILKPAPQTPLSSLALAAILKEAGLPDGVLNVVTTSRAGEVCEPLLRGGRIRKLSFTGSTQVGRLLLAQCADTVVRTSMELGGNAPFIVFDDADLDTAVDGAMVAKMRNMGEACTAANRFFVHRSVAEEFAQRLATRMGSLVVGPGTRDGVDVGPLIDTAGRAKVEELVTDAVERGARVLVGGRTPEGPGCFYPPTVLTDVAPDSRLMDTEIFGPVAAILTFDEEDEVVRRANDTPWGLVGYVFTEGLDRALRISERLEVGMVGLNTGLVSNPAAPFGGVKQSGLGREGGRVGIDEFLEYQYLAVPVR, encoded by the coding sequence ATGACCGACACACCGACGCAGTTGTTCATCGGCGGTGCCTGGGTGGACGCCGCGGACGGCGCCACCCTGCCCGTGGACGACCCGGCGACCGGCGAGATCCTCTGCCACGTCGCCGACGCGGGCCCGAAGGACGCCCGGCTCGCGGAGGACGCGGCCGTCGAGGCACAGGAGGAGTGGGCCCGTACGGCGCCCCGGGCGCGCAGCGAGATCCTGCGCCGCGCGCACGAGCTCATCCTGGAGCGCACCGACGAGCTCGCCCACCTCATGACGTCCGAGATGGGCAAGCCGCTGGCCGAGGCCAGGGGAGAGGTGGCGTACGCAGCCGAGTTCTTCCGCTGGTTCTCCGAGGAGGCCGTCCGCATCGACGGCGGCTACGGCGTCCTGCCCGACGGCCGCAACCGCATGCTGCTCTCGCGCCGCCCCGTCGGACCCTGCCTGCTGATCACCCCGTGGAACTTCCCGCTGGCCATGGGCACCCGCAAGATCGGCCCGGCGATCGCGGCGGGCTGCACGATGATCCTCAAGCCGGCCCCGCAGACCCCCCTGTCCAGCCTGGCCCTCGCCGCGATCCTGAAGGAGGCCGGACTGCCGGACGGCGTACTGAACGTCGTCACCACCTCCCGGGCGGGCGAGGTGTGCGAACCGCTGCTGCGCGGCGGCCGGATCCGCAAGCTGTCCTTCACCGGCTCCACGCAGGTCGGACGGCTGCTGCTCGCGCAGTGCGCCGACACGGTCGTACGCACGTCCATGGAGCTGGGCGGCAACGCGCCGTTCATCGTCTTCGACGACGCCGACCTGGACACGGCCGTGGACGGCGCGATGGTCGCCAAGATGCGCAACATGGGGGAGGCGTGTACCGCCGCGAACCGCTTCTTCGTCCACCGGTCGGTGGCGGAGGAGTTCGCGCAGCGTCTCGCGACACGTATGGGTTCGCTCGTCGTGGGCCCCGGCACCCGGGACGGCGTCGACGTCGGCCCGCTGATCGACACGGCCGGGCGGGCCAAGGTCGAGGAACTGGTCACGGACGCGGTGGAGCGTGGCGCCCGGGTGCTCGTCGGCGGCCGTACCCCGGAAGGGCCGGGCTGCTTCTACCCACCGACCGTACTCACCGACGTCGCCCCTGACAGCCGTCTGATGGACACGGAGATCTTCGGACCCGTGGCCGCGATCCTCACCTTCGACGAGGAGGACGAGGTCGTACGCCGCGCCAACGACACCCCCTGGGGACTGGTCGGCTACGTCTTCACCGAGGGCCTGGACCGCGCGCTTCGCATCAGCGAACGGCTGGAGGTCGGAATGGTGGGGCTGAACACGGGGCTCGTCTCCAACCCGGCCGCACCCTTCGGCGGCGTCAAGCAGTCCGGGCTGGGCCGTGAGGGCGGCAGGGTCGGGATCGACGAGTTCCTGGAGTACCAGTACCTCGCGGTGCCCGTGCGATGA